From one Novosphingobium sp. genomic stretch:
- a CDS encoding phage tail protein translates to MATLLFTALGTALGGPIGGVLGALAGQQVDKALLGGGSVSGPRLKDLAVTTSSYGSAMPRQFGTMRVGGTIIWATDLAEHGQTSGGKGQPSVTTYSYSSSFAVAISSRPVLRIGRIWADGDLLRGADGALKVGGTLRLHNGHGDQAVDPLIAAAEGSAHCPAFRGLAYAVFEDLQLADFGNRIPALTFEVIGEETPLSLAALMEGVVEDVTLSVPLDGIVGYACEGSLADTLSQFQPVMPMSCDAGGDGLIITADRQSATPIALAEPALTSASGEFGARTGFQYKRDPAPENPPRVLRYYDPALDYQPGMQRSIGQALPGQPRTLEVPATMEAADAARLIQQAARDADWRRETLVWRCAELDPAVAPGMLVAPFGQPGVWRVTGWEWRDTGIQLDLERVAPSASSGAPVDPGRANLASDLAITPTSLVAYELPWDGQGSSDAVIVQAAASSSGAGWPGAALYGDFGTGALTWLAATGRRRSVTGLAVVALPAASPLLVDRQSRVTIHLTGSDMALTSASLDQLAMGANRALLGGEIIQFANAVAQGGGVWLLSGLLRGRGGTESAIVTHAAGEAFVLLDGTPVQLDGGALQGAVGIAALGLADPVQVEVPILCRGYSRRPWSPVHPKAVIADDGSLTLSWTRRARGGWSWSDGVDMPLQEQTETYLVALGGQDDPLLQWQTSTPSLTLAAEAFAALASAHAGAAFSVRQQGTYALSEALSLMTLG, encoded by the coding sequence ATGGCAACCTTGCTTTTCACCGCGCTGGGCACGGCGCTGGGCGGGCCGATCGGCGGCGTGCTCGGCGCGCTGGCCGGGCAACAGGTCGACAAGGCCCTGCTGGGCGGCGGCAGCGTGAGCGGGCCGCGCCTGAAGGATCTGGCGGTCACCACCTCCAGCTATGGCTCGGCGATGCCCCGGCAATTCGGCACGATGCGGGTGGGCGGCACCATCATCTGGGCCACCGATCTGGCCGAGCATGGCCAGACCAGCGGCGGCAAGGGCCAGCCCAGCGTCACCACCTATTCCTACAGCTCCAGCTTTGCGGTGGCGATCTCCAGCCGCCCGGTGCTGCGGATCGGGCGGATCTGGGCCGATGGCGATCTGCTGCGCGGCGCGGATGGCGCGCTGAAGGTTGGCGGCACCTTGCGCCTGCATAACGGGCATGGCGATCAGGCGGTGGACCCGCTGATCGCCGCAGCGGAAGGAAGCGCCCATTGTCCTGCCTTTCGTGGGCTGGCCTATGCCGTCTTCGAGGATCTCCAGCTCGCCGATTTCGGCAACCGCATCCCCGCCCTGACCTTCGAGGTGATCGGCGAGGAAACGCCCCTGTCGCTCGCCGCCTTGATGGAAGGCGTCGTCGAGGATGTCACGCTGTCCGTGCCGCTCGACGGCATTGTCGGCTATGCCTGCGAAGGGTCGCTGGCCGACACGCTCTCGCAGTTCCAGCCGGTGATGCCGATGAGCTGCGATGCCGGGGGCGACGGGCTGATCATCACTGCCGACCGCCAGTCCGCCACGCCCATCGCCCTTGCCGAACCGGCGCTGACCAGCGCGAGCGGCGAGTTCGGCGCCCGGACCGGCTTTCAGTACAAGCGCGATCCCGCGCCAGAAAACCCGCCGCGCGTGCTGCGCTATTATGATCCGGCGCTGGACTATCAGCCCGGCATGCAGCGCTCGATCGGACAGGCGCTGCCCGGCCAGCCGCGCACGCTGGAGGTGCCCGCCACCATGGAAGCCGCCGACGCCGCAAGGCTGATCCAGCAGGCCGCGCGCGATGCCGACTGGCGCCGCGAAACGCTGGTCTGGCGCTGCGCCGAGCTGGACCCCGCCGTGGCGCCCGGCATGCTGGTTGCGCCTTTCGGGCAGCCGGGCGTGTGGCGCGTGACCGGCTGGGAATGGCGTGACACCGGGATCCAGCTCGATCTGGAGCGGGTCGCACCCTCCGCCAGCTCAGGCGCTCCTGTCGATCCGGGGCGCGCCAATCTGGCCAGCGACCTTGCCATCACCCCCACCAGCCTGGTCGCCTATGAGCTGCCATGGGATGGACAGGGCAGCAGCGATGCGGTCATCGTGCAGGCCGCCGCCTCATCCAGCGGCGCGGGCTGGCCGGGGGCCGCGCTGTATGGCGATTTCGGCACCGGCGCGCTGACATGGCTGGCCGCCACCGGACGGCGGCGCAGCGTAACGGGGCTGGCGGTGGTCGCCTTGCCCGCCGCATCGCCGCTGCTGGTCGATCGGCAGTCGCGCGTGACCATTCACCTGACCGGCAGCGATATGGCGCTGACCTCCGCCTCGCTGGACCAGCTCGCGATGGGGGCGAACCGGGCTTTGCTGGGCGGCGAGATCATCCAGTTCGCCAACGCCGTTGCACAGGGTGGCGGCGTCTGGCTGCTGAGCGGATTGCTGCGCGGGCGCGGCGGCACCGAAAGCGCCATCGTTACCCATGCGGCGGGGGAAGCTTTCGTCCTGCTCGATGGCACGCCGGTGCAACTGGATGGCGGCGCCCTGCAAGGAGCGGTGGGCATTGCCGCGCTGGGTCTGGCCGATCCGGTGCAGGTCGAGGTGCCCATCCTGTGCCGGGGTTACAGCCGTCGGCCATGGTCGCCAGTGCATCCCAAGGCGGTAATCGCCGATGACGGCAGCCTGACCCTGTCATGGACTCGCCGCGCGCGCGGCGGCTGGAGCTGGAGTGACGGCGTGGACATGCCGCTCCAGGAACAGACGGAAACCTATCTGGTCGCTTTGGGCGGCCAGGATGATCCGCTGCTGCAATGGCAGACCTCCACCCCCTCCCTGACCCTGGCCGCGGAGGCATTTGCTGCGCTTGCGTCAGCCCATGCAGGGGCCGCTTTTTCGGTCAGGCAGCAGGGGACCTATGCGCTCTCCGAGGCGCTGAGTCTGATGACATTGGGGTGA
- a CDS encoding DUF2793 domain-containing protein, translating into MSDALNFSSTSPRLGLPLLYAGQAQKEAFVNEAHARLDACVQCTIEGVSAMPPASPVEGSNWLIAPSASGDWAGQDGRLAARQAGNWLFFDSFDGLRIFNRATGQFSHHDGAWKVPAAVSLSQDGTVIDIQARAALANLVAALQTAGVLPSSSQANSD; encoded by the coding sequence ATGAGCGATGCCCTGAATTTTTCCTCAACCAGCCCGCGTCTCGGGCTTCCGCTGCTCTATGCCGGGCAGGCTCAGAAAGAGGCTTTCGTCAATGAGGCGCATGCCCGGCTGGACGCCTGTGTGCAGTGCACGATCGAGGGTGTGTCCGCCATGCCACCTGCCAGCCCTGTGGAAGGCAGCAACTGGCTGATCGCTCCCTCCGCCAGCGGAGACTGGGCCGGTCAGGACGGCAGACTGGCCGCGCGGCAGGCTGGAAACTGGCTGTTTTTCGATAGTTTCGACGGTTTACGTATCTTTAATCGCGCGACAGGCCAGTTTTCGCACCACGATGGCGCCTGGAAGGTTCCCGCCGCCGTTTCCCTGTCCCAGGATGGTACCGTAATCGATATTCAGGCGCGAGCAGCGCTTGCCAATCTGGTTGCAGCGTTGCAGACTGCCGGGGTATTGCCATCGTCCAGTCAAGCCAATTCGGACTGA